One window of Branchiostoma lanceolatum isolate klBraLanc5 chromosome 6, klBraLanc5.hap2, whole genome shotgun sequence genomic DNA carries:
- the LOC136437586 gene encoding tubulin alpha chain-like, translating to MNPTSLCFWGVASLVIMSAQAAPTGGGDNRFYSETGAGKHVPRAVFLDLEPTVIDEVRTGTYRQLFHPEQLITGKEDAANNYARGHYTIGKEIVDLVLDRVRKLADQCTGLQGVLVFNAVGGGTGSGLGSLLLERLSVDYGKKSKLGFTIYPSPQVSTNTRHIPAYVQQARPRLVQWYVGEGMEEGEFSEAREDLAALEKDEEVGIKTTEREGKGEATE from the exons ATGAATCCTACATCGCTGTGTTTCTGGGGAGTAGCCTCCCTGGTGATCATGTCCGCCCAAGCCGCTCCTACAG GCGGTGGGGACAACAGGTTCTACAGCGAGACCGGCGCCGGCAAGCACGTTCCTCGCGCCGTCTTCCTGGATCTGGAGCCTACCGTCATCGATGAGGTCCGTACCGGTACATACCGCCAGCTGTTCCACCCTGAGCAGCTCATCACTGGTAAGGAGGATGCCGCCAACAACTACGCCCGCGGCCACTACACCATCGGCAAGGAGATCGTCGACTTGGTCCTGGATCGTGTCCGTAAGCTGGCTGACCAGTGCACCGGTCTGCAGGGCGTCCTCGTCTTCAACGCCGTCGGTGGAGGCACCGGGTCTGGCTTGGGCTCTCTTCTGCTGGAACGGCTTTCTGTGGACTACGGCAAGAAGTCCAAGTTGGGGTTCACCATCTACCCATCCCCTCAAGTGTCCACGAATACACGCCATATTCCGGCTTATGTACAGCAAGCGCGCCCTCGTCTCGTCCAGTG GTACGTGGGTGAGGGGATGGAGGAGGGAGAGTTCTCCGAGGCCCGTGAAGATTTGGCGGCTCTTGAGAAGGATGAAGAAGTCGGTATCAAGACCACAGAAAGGGAGGGCAAGGGGGAGGCGACGGAGTAG
- the LOC136437587 gene encoding uncharacterized protein, whose protein sequence is MATSMIPQPQMLNNRLRLDLSNMGLTSIPTEVFDIIDLEVLNVSNNQLSSIPEAIGRLRKLYRLDADNNLLTSLPRAMVSLQRLRHLYIHDNTLTEVPPVVCSLSNLEVLSVARNPIRRLPDEITQLTKITTLDIHSCQFDEFPRQVLQLKTMMKLYAGDCKFYMIPDEIMNLEHLWFLHLSLNLLRTLPTTISHLIKLWEVNLSKNRFETFPEILCELPALEKLDISKNQIIRLPNSLHRSSNLKDLDVTGNPLAYPPTDVCTKGTSPIIAFLKEEANKDSKDSNRGHGSGAIGGQKADDLLSRYPSVTTDNKFPIVDFGRLEKQSILGRGGFANVIKARHLDWRQDVAVKCLLTCKLEGSEQEVLYSEARKLNLGNRSDYVISLLGVCLEPHLAIVMPYMENGSLAGLLRDVDVPWALRWRMAHEISLGMTFLHCQNPQILHCDLKAENVLLDGDFHVKISDFGLSKWKTKSRVVTKTSPEGGTITHAPPEYFKDINVVPTTEFDVYSFGVLLWEIVTRKDPYGNAANSALIRLAVMSGQRPDMTLVPTNLPDVDIVSQLMQACWSQNPEDRPSYQDCEDHVRAVSKRTSKEDILQAIIEVQKIKASNN, encoded by the exons atggcgacgAGTATGATCCCACAACCCCAGATGTTAAACAACCGGCTAAGACTTGATCTTAGTAACATGGGTCTGACTTCCATCCCGACGGAAGTGTTTGATATCATCGACCTCGAAGTTCTGAACGTTTCCAATAATCAACTAAGCAGCATCCCGGAAGCAATTGGTCGTCTGCGGAAACTTTACCGTTTGGATGCCGACAACAACCTGCTGACAAGTTTACCACGGGCGATGGTTTCATTGCAAAGATTGAGGCATCTGTATATTCACGATAATACGCTGACAGAAGTTCCACCAGTGGTTTGTTCTCTGTCTAACCTTGAGGTGTTAAGCGTTGCTAGAAACCCAATCAGACGTCTGCCTGATGAAATTACGCAACTAACCAAAATAACGACCCTCGACATCCACAGCTGTCAGTTCGATGAGTTCCCCAGACAGGTGCTTCAGTTGAAGACGATGATGAAACTGTATGCTGGGGACTGCAAGTTTTACATGATCCCTGACGAAATAATGAACTTGGAACACCTTTGGTTTTTGCATCTGTCGCTGAACCTTCTCAGAACCCTACCGACTACCATAAGCCACCTGATCAAGCTTTGGGAGGTCAACCTATCTAAAAACAGATTTGAGACATTCCCTGAAATCCTGTGTGAACTACCAGCGTTAGAGAAACTGGACATAAGCAAAAATCAAATTATCAGACTCCCAAACTCCCTTCATCGATCCAGCAACCTCAAGGACTTGGATGTTACCGGGAACCCCCTTGCATACCCACCAACAGATGTGTGCACGAAAGGGACTTCCCCCATCATAGCCTTCCTGAAAGAAGAGGCTAACAAAG ATTCCAAAGATTCGAACAGAGGACATGGATCTGGTGCCATTGGTGGTCAAAAGGCAGATGATCTGTTGAGCAG ATACCCCAGTGTGACGACTGACAACAAGTTCCCTATTGTAGACTTTGGACGACTGGAGAAACAGTCCATTCTCGGCCGCGGGGGGTTCGCCAACGTGATAAAAGCCCGACATCTTGACTGGAGACAGGACGTTGCTGTGAAATGTCTGCTGACTTGCAAACTTGAAGGAAG TGAGCAAGAGGTGCTGTACTCCGAAGCGAGAAAACTGAACCTTGGAAACAGATCAGACTACGTCATCAGTCTGCTGGGGGTCTGTCTGGAGCCTCACTTGGCCATCGTGATGCCTTACATGGAGAACGGTTCTCTGGCCGGGTTGCTGAGGGATGTGGACGTGCCCTGGGCCCTGAGGTGGAGAATGGCGCACGAGATCTCCCTGGGGATGACTTTCCTGCACTGCCAGAACCCACAGATTCTCCACTGTGACCTAAAGGCAGAGAACGTGCTACTGGATGGGGACTTCCATGTGAAG ATTTCCGACTTCGGACTGTCCAAGTGGAAGACAAAATCTCGGGTTGTCACTAAGACAAGTCCGGAAGGTGGTACGATCACGCATGCGCCGCCGGAGTACTTTAAGGACATCAACGTCGTTCCAACCACCGAGTTTGATGTCTACAG CTTTGgtgtgctgctgtgggagattgTCACAAGAAAAGATCCGTATGGAA ATGCTGCTAACTCGGCCCTCATCCGGCTAGCCGTGATGTCAGGACAGCGACCTGACATGACCCTGGTCCCTACAAACCTGCCTGACGTGGACATAGTCAGTCAGCTGATGCAGGCATGCTGGAGTCAGAACCCGGAGGACAGGCCTTCATACCAAG ATTGTGAAGACCACGTCCGTGCCGTGAGCAAAAGGACCAGTAAGGAGGACATTCTACAGGCAATTATAGAGGTGCAGAAGATAAAG GCTTCCAACAACTGA